Proteins encoded in a region of the Spartobacteria bacterium genome:
- a CDS encoding IS1634 family transposase gives MEKRGKFSFRTKQIKSTRLVQLVESFRDAEGRPRQRIIVSLGSAELPVGEEKLIAQIVEQRLYMHESKDEYEDGLLFGTGLSVEGSKWVDRIMSLAERSNSTAAHKSDPIAKKQDRSESVVDSTPKEGRVVDGVILDRIETENVVEYGAEMVGMEAWNDLKIGEVLESCGMNKRSIALAQTMVINRLICPLSEWALIDWAARTALPECLNIRLTKTGKDALYRTSDELLANRQTIEKHLRDHEQTLFNLQRNIVLYDVTNTHFEGQCEGNPKAVRGKNKQKRNDCPQVAIGIVYDAYGFALAHEVFAGNTSDTKTLETMLGRLDQGGFEKALVILDAGFASRENLNFLKARKRPFLVNITRGSRSKYKDLFATGAFSPLPGRDKDEQIEVMQCEDPDILGENLVLCRSQMRREKELSMISKAEIRFVKDAEA, from the coding sequence TTGGAAAAACGGGGAAAGTTTAGTTTTAGAACAAAACAAATCAAATCGACGCGGCTGGTTCAACTGGTCGAGAGCTTCCGCGATGCGGAAGGACGTCCGCGTCAACGCATTATTGTATCTCTGGGCAGTGCAGAACTCCCCGTCGGAGAAGAAAAGCTCATAGCACAAATTGTTGAGCAGCGCCTGTATATGCACGAAAGTAAAGATGAGTATGAGGATGGATTGTTGTTTGGAACAGGCTTATCTGTCGAAGGGAGCAAATGGGTCGACCGGATTATGAGTCTTGCCGAGCGCTCGAATTCGACAGCCGCGCACAAGTCGGATCCGATTGCGAAAAAACAAGATAGATCTGAATCTGTCGTCGATTCGACTCCAAAGGAAGGACGTGTTGTTGATGGTGTGATTCTTGATCGCATAGAAACCGAAAACGTCGTGGAATACGGTGCTGAAATGGTGGGCATGGAGGCATGGAATGATCTTAAAATCGGCGAAGTGCTTGAGTCCTGCGGAATGAACAAGCGCAGCATAGCCCTTGCACAAACAATGGTGATCAACCGCCTTATCTGTCCCTTGAGTGAATGGGCTCTCATTGATTGGGCGGCACGGACAGCCCTGCCCGAATGCCTGAATATTCGGCTCACAAAAACAGGCAAAGATGCCTTGTACAGAACCAGCGACGAGCTGCTCGCAAATCGACAGACGATCGAAAAACACCTCCGTGATCATGAACAGACCCTGTTCAATCTACAGCGCAATATTGTCCTCTACGATGTGACAAATACACATTTTGAGGGGCAATGCGAAGGGAATCCTAAGGCCGTCAGAGGCAAAAACAAACAAAAACGCAACGACTGCCCGCAAGTTGCTATAGGAATCGTCTATGACGCGTATGGATTTGCGCTTGCACACGAAGTTTTTGCCGGAAACACATCGGACACCAAAACGCTCGAGACGATGCTTGGGCGATTGGATCAGGGCGGATTTGAGAAGGCTCTGGTCATTTTGGACGCAGGCTTCGCATCCCGTGAAAATCTCAACTTCCTCAAGGCCAGAAAACGCCCTTTTCTTGTAAATATAACCAGAGGAAGCCGAAGCAAATATAAAGATCTGTTCGCGACAGGAGCATTCTCGCCACTACCAGGCAGAGACAAGGACGAACAGATAGAAGTCATGCAATGCGAAGACCCTGATATACTTGGTGAAAACCTTGTATTGTGTCGCAGCCAAATGCGGCGCGAAAAGGAATTGTCAATGATTTCAAAAGCCGAAATACGCTTTGTAAAAGATGCAGAAGC